Below is a genomic region from Fodinibius saliphilus.
GGACTTCAGCCAAATTCTAAAATAGGTATATCTACGGTGAAAACAATTCGTGTTTATGAACGCAGTAAAATTTATGCCGGACAAAGGGGCAAACTAACCAAAGATCAGTATAATGCTCTTCTGAAATTCAATTCCTCTAAAGGCAGCAAATATTTCACCCCCATTTATAATGGCATTAAATTTAACCAGTACGTAGGTGTAATAAGTGTTGGGAATTTAACTATTGAGATATTGCCCAAACTTGATAGCATTGAAGATGAGAAATCGGAGCTTTGGCATTCTTTTTTGATAGACTTGTTTAGAGAATGCAGAATCCTAACCCCCTCAGCTCCTACTTTCGCCAGCCTGAAACTCAAAAATAACTCAATTCTTGAACTTTATTTTAAGCTATTCCTAAGTGAGATCGAATACCTTATTCGCACAGGTCTTTTCAAGAAGTATATAAACAAGGCAGAGAACCTAAATGCCCTTAAAGGGAAAATGGACTTTAATCAACACATTAATAAAAACCTTCTTCATAAGGAGTGCTTTTACGTTAACTATAAAGCCTACTCTTACAATCATGTTGTTAATCAAATTTTGTCGAAAGCCATCTCGATTGTTTCCAGTTTAAGTGATAGCCCTGATATTCAAGATCGTGTTAAGTCCATCAACTTGAGTTTCCCAGAAGTAGACGATTTACAAGTTGATGAGTCTATCTTTCAAAAACTAGAATTCAATAGAAAAAGTGAAAAATATCGCGAAGCTTTAGAGATTGCCAAATTGTTGATACTTAACTACAGTCCTGATGTCCAGGTAGGTGGCAACAACGTTTTGGCACTACTATTCGATATGGAAGAGCTCTTTGAAGAGTATACCTTTCGCCGACTGAAGAGACATTCCTTGAATAATGAAAATATCACTATAAAGCGCCAAGTATCTACAAAGTTTTGGGAAACACGTACTATACGGCCCGATATTGTCTTACAGATAGATGGCATTAGATATGTCATTGACACCAAATGGAAATCTCTACAACAAGCCTATCCAGATGTCAATGACCTACGGCAAATGTATGTTTATAATCAATACTTCGATGGTGATATTAGTATTCTATTATATCCTCAGGCTGGCTCAACGAGTAATTTAGAGGGTGAATTTCATATCCCTCAAAAATTATCTGGTTTAATACCAGAAAAGGATAAATGTTTAATATACTTTTTACCAATTATAAATGACGGTATAAACAGGCAAGCATGTCAAGAGATGTTGCTTGATTTACAAAAAAGAACCAATTAGATTCCGATTTACTAATAAACTCCATCTACAGAAAACGCTATGCGAGCTTTTAAAATCATTGGGATAGGTATATTCTTTTTTTGCCATTCACTTTCCTTTGCCCAGTATAGCTTTGATGTTAAAACTGACTTGGATGAGAAACAGGATCTTCAGGTATTAAAACAAGCAGTTAAAAAATCTATTGAAGAAGCCAACTGGGCCTCAAATCAAGAAATGGGGGAAGACTTTTCACTTTGGCTTACATCCATAAATCGGAAACATGAAGGAGATTCTTTGACAGTATCCATTATTGTTCACCTTCGGACCAAGGCCATGTTCACAAAAGGAGATTTCATTGCTGGCAGAAAAATAACTTGGCAATACAATTGGGAAAAGGCAATGCAATTTGCTGCTGATTCACTATCAGAATCATTACTAACTCTAGAAAATAGCCCAAATAGTGATCAAGTAGTTGATAAAATGACATCAATGTTTAGCTCAATATCAATGGTCACCGGAACTCCCTTGCCTACTCAAATGTCTGGAGCTTTCATTTCTGATATGACTAATATTGTTCGAATGGTTTTTAAACGTGACCCTTCGCCTGTTGAGGTCTTAGAGAATATATATTTAAGCCACTTAGTTTTAAAGGCAACCAAAAACATGATTAAACAATAATTCCCCTCTGAGAAATGAATAAATTAAAAGAAGCCAAAAAAATTATCACTTTTTTGGTCATAGCATTAATTCTGGCTGTCACAAATCCCTCCAAAGAATCCCATAAGCAAGGGATCAAAGAGAAGTATAACTCTCAAAACCCAATAACTGGCGCATTAGGTGGCGGATATCTTACATCAGAGAATACTGAATACCGTAGTTATGGCGTTTTCTCTCTTTGTAAAATTAATTCGGGTGGAGCCAGCTTTGGCATTCTGGGTATGGTATTTGTTTCTGACCTAGATATTTAACTTTCTCAATTAAATATTATCGGCGCGCCGCATAAATTTTATGCTCCTAATAGTAATTAAAAGGGGGAGTCTGTATTCAAGTTAGGATTTGTCTCAGGCAAGTCCCCTAACTTTTGATCATAATCTTTATCTGACCTTTGACCAAAAACTTCATCTTGATAAGGTAACTTCAAAATAGTTGAGGGAAAGCATAAATCGGTAATATGGTCACCATTAAGTTTGACTAACTTTTCCAAGAATTTAGCAGAATAGTTCATCAGACTCATAAACCCCCCATATATCACTTTTGATAAAGCCTTTTCTGCTTCATTTTTTTCGTTACCAACCTCCCAAACCTTAAAATTCACAAACTCATAAACTTCATCAGTACTGATTCTACCAGGATTATTTTCAAGATATTTAACAAGAATTCTCCGAAGGATTACATTTTCAATATAGTTGAATTGTGGCTTTTCAATATTATCTGTAATCATTTCCACTTGAAACGGCAGATAATCTATTAGCAACCAATTACCATTTCTAAGCTTTTTTATCTTTTCCTCCTCTGAATTTATCCTCTGATAAAAGGTTTCTAAGTCAAATTCATCTACTTTAGCTAATATGGCCATCTTTACTGTATCTGGCTCCAATACTCCAATCCTGTCGCACTCAGTCCATAAATAGATGTAAGTAAACTGATATTCCATTGGGAGTGACTGAAACCAGCAATATTCCCAAAGTTCAGTATCTAAGAAAACCTTATTTCTTGGTTCTTCCATAATAGTTCTAATTGTTAGTTTGAAATTATTTCTTG
It encodes:
- a CDS encoding McrC family protein encodes the protein MKTIRVYERSKIYAGQRGKLTKDQYNALLKFNSSKGSKYFTPIYNGIKFNQYVGVISVGNLTIEILPKLDSIEDEKSELWHSFLIDLFRECRILTPSAPTFASLKLKNNSILELYFKLFLSEIEYLIRTGLFKKYINKAENLNALKGKMDFNQHINKNLLHKECFYVNYKAYSYNHVVNQILSKAISIVSSLSDSPDIQDRVKSINLSFPEVDDLQVDESIFQKLEFNRKSEKYREALEIAKLLILNYSPDVQVGGNNVLALLFDMEELFEEYTFRRLKRHSLNNENITIKRQVSTKFWETRTIRPDIVLQIDGIRYVIDTKWKSLQQAYPDVNDLRQMYVYNQYFDGDISILLYPQAGSTSNLEGEFHIPQKLSGLIPEKDKCLIYFLPIINDGINRQACQEMLLDLQKRTN